The Candidatus Aminicenantes bacterium genome includes a window with the following:
- a CDS encoding ChbG/HpnK family deacetylase produces MARIIINADDFGLCACVNEGIIEAHRNGALSSATIMANMPGFDQAVVLAKENPRLGVGVHLNLVRGLPLSPASRIPTILGPDGRFLGSPSRLMRKMAAGRARPAEVEIELRAQIEKALAAGLRPSHVDSEKHMHAYPPVFRIAARLAGEYGIGGIRFIREFRLSRHPVQSAKAVLLTLWSARARAAVRSAGLVITDRFYGICNSGRMTAADLRRLIERPGRGSAEIMIHPGYVRPELFALEALTGPYYINRFREGELKAVTDPSVRALFRPGGPELTTYHGLRK; encoded by the coding sequence ATGGCCCGCATCATCATCAACGCCGACGATTTCGGTCTGTGCGCCTGCGTCAACGAGGGCATCATCGAGGCCCACAGGAACGGCGCCCTGTCCAGCGCCACGATCATGGCCAATATGCCCGGGTTCGATCAAGCCGTCGTCCTGGCCAAGGAGAACCCCCGCTTGGGCGTCGGCGTCCATCTGAATCTAGTCCGCGGGCTGCCCCTGTCGCCCGCCTCCCGGATCCCGACGATCCTGGGCCCCGACGGCCGTTTTCTGGGCAGTCCCAGCCGCTTGATGCGCAAAATGGCGGCCGGCCGGGCCCGCCCGGCCGAGGTCGAGATCGAATTGCGGGCCCAGATCGAAAAAGCCCTGGCCGCGGGCCTGCGGCCGAGCCATGTCGACAGCGAAAAGCACATGCACGCCTACCCGCCTGTCTTCCGGATCGCGGCCCGCCTGGCCGGCGAGTATGGGATCGGCGGGATTCGATTCATCCGCGAGTTCCGCCTGTCGCGGCACCCGGTCCAGAGCGCCAAGGCCGTCCTGCTGACCCTCTGGAGCGCGCGGGCCCGGGCCGCCGTCCGTTCGGCCGGGCTCGTGATCACCGACCGGTTTTATGGTATATGTAATAGCGGCCGGATGACGGCGGCGGATTTGCGCCGCCTGATCGAGCGTCCGGGCCGGGGCTCCGCCGAGATCATGATCCATCCGGGTTACGTCCGGCCGGAGCTTTTTGCCCTGGAAGCCCTGACCGGCCCGTATTATATCAACCGGTTCCGGGAAGGCGAGCTGAAGGCTGTGACCGACCCTTCGGTCCGGGCCCTCTTTCGCCCCGGCGGGCCGGAATTGACGACCTATCACGGACTGCGCAAATGA
- the asnB gene encoding asparagine synthase (glutamine-hydrolyzing), whose protein sequence is MCGICGIYGQAGLPEDARALTRAMCDVIVHRGPDEDGYYADGPISLGMRRLSIIDLTTGRQPIHNEDKTVWVVYNGEIFNFPELKPALMARGHKFYTNADTEVIVHLYEELGEEFATKLNGMFAIALWDTKARKLVLARDRLGIKPLHYAWQDGRFYFGSEIKSLLKAGVSREIDLESLSRYFTYEYVPTPESIFAKIKKIPPAHLMVVRDGQSEVRRYWDVHYAETAPARRSEESWAEEIAVRLRESVHMRLLSDVPLGVFLSGGIDSSAVTALMSETAGGRVKTFSIGFKEKTFDELDYAKIVADKFGTEHTEFVVESRQAADLVPTLMEYLDEPLADASIIPTYVISKLARKHVTVALAGDGGDELFGGYDTYKAFKVARLYRKIPGFLRRGLIGPAVRRLPASEKRLSFEFKAKKFTAGAEYPPEIANTLWWGAYTPELKARLLAPGLREHVSADPFGPIREQAAQTRAADPLDRLAYLDLKLYLQDDLLVKVDRMSMANSLEIRTPFLDYTFVEFAATIPSRLKLKGFESKHILKKALASRLPAEILNKKKIGFDIPLGPWLRNELKPFVMDTLSPARLKRHGFLDEGFVRTILDEHMAGAHNHRQLLWPLVIFQFWHDKYIAG, encoded by the coding sequence ATGTGTGGAATCTGCGGCATCTATGGACAAGCCGGCCTGCCGGAGGACGCCCGGGCTCTGACCCGGGCCATGTGCGACGTCATCGTCCACCGGGGGCCGGATGAGGACGGCTATTACGCCGACGGGCCCATCTCCCTGGGTATGCGGCGCCTCAGCATCATCGACCTCACCACCGGCCGCCAGCCCATCCACAATGAAGATAAGACGGTCTGGGTCGTCTACAACGGCGAAATCTTCAATTTTCCCGAGCTCAAGCCCGCGCTCATGGCCCGGGGGCACAAGTTCTACACCAACGCCGACACCGAGGTCATCGTTCATCTCTACGAGGAGCTGGGCGAGGAATTCGCAACTAAGCTCAACGGCATGTTCGCCATCGCCCTCTGGGACACCAAAGCCCGCAAGCTGGTCCTGGCCCGGGACCGGCTGGGCATCAAGCCTCTGCACTACGCCTGGCAGGACGGCCGGTTCTACTTCGGCTCCGAGATCAAATCCCTCCTCAAAGCAGGCGTCTCGCGCGAGATCGACCTCGAATCCCTGTCGCGCTATTTCACCTACGAATATGTCCCGACGCCCGAATCGATCTTCGCCAAGATCAAGAAAATCCCCCCCGCCCACCTGATGGTCGTCCGCGACGGCCAGAGCGAAGTCCGCCGCTATTGGGACGTCCACTATGCCGAGACCGCGCCGGCCCGGCGAAGCGAAGAATCCTGGGCCGAGGAGATCGCAGTACGCCTCCGCGAATCGGTGCACATGCGCCTGTTGAGCGACGTGCCGCTGGGCGTCTTTTTAAGCGGCGGCATCGACTCGAGCGCCGTCACGGCCCTGATGAGCGAGACGGCGGGCGGGCGGGTCAAGACCTTCTCCATCGGCTTCAAGGAAAAGACCTTCGACGAGCTCGACTACGCCAAGATCGTGGCCGACAAGTTCGGGACCGAGCACACCGAGTTTGTGGTCGAATCCCGCCAGGCAGCCGATCTGGTGCCGACGCTCATGGAGTATCTGGACGAACCGCTGGCCGACGCCTCGATCATCCCGACCTACGTCATCTCCAAGCTGGCCCGCAAGCACGTGACCGTGGCCCTGGCCGGCGACGGCGGGGACGAGCTGTTCGGCGGCTACGACACATATAAAGCCTTCAAAGTCGCCCGGCTGTACCGTAAGATCCCCGGCTTTCTTCGCCGTGGTCTGATCGGCCCGGCCGTCCGGCGGCTACCGGCGTCCGAGAAGCGATTGAGCTTCGAGTTCAAGGCCAAGAAGTTCACGGCCGGGGCCGAGTACCCGCCCGAGATCGCCAATACCTTGTGGTGGGGCGCCTACACGCCGGAGCTCAAGGCCCGGCTGCTTGCGCCCGGCCTGCGAGAGCATGTCTCGGCCGACCCGTTCGGCCCGATCCGCGAACAGGCCGCCCAAACCCGGGCCGCCGACCCTCTGGACCGCCTCGCCTACCTCGACCTCAAGCTCTATCTCCAGGACGACCTGCTGGTCAAAGTCGACCGCATGAGCATGGCCAACTCGCTCGAGATCCGCACCCCCTTCCTCGACTACACGTTTGTCGAGTTCGCAGCCACGATCCCCAGCCGGCTCAAGCTCAAGGGCTTCGAGTCCAAGCACATCCTCAAGAAGGCTCTGGCTTCGCGCTTGCCGGCGGAGATCCTGAACAAGAAGAAGATCGGGTTCGACATCCCGCTCGGGCCGTGGCTGCGCAACGAGCTGAAGCCGTTCGTCATGGACACGTTGTCGCCCGCCCGGCTGAAGCGGCACGGCTTCCTCGACGAGGGCTTCGTCCGCACCATCCTGGACGAGCACATGGCCGGCGCCCACAACCACCGTCAGCTTCTTTGGCCGCTGGTTATTTTCCAATTCTGGCACGACAAATACATCGCGGGCTGA
- a CDS encoding class I SAM-dependent methyltransferase: protein MVDKKRVFEVFKGRGFWTTLYTRIKFKICPLLPVEPHLPAAGRFLDLGCGNGLFAAILKLGSPERRVAGFDLDEGKVALARKTFEGWDGMDFWTGDVVASDYPAADAITIIDVLYLIPFEAQEAILRKCHAALPPGGVLALKEMDDRPRWKARWNAFQETLAVKIIGFTLGGKFYFAGQGEYTPLLERIGFEVEVVPLHKGYWYPHILYLARKKGSSPISGPASQ from the coding sequence ATGGTCGACAAGAAGCGGGTTTTCGAGGTCTTCAAGGGCCGGGGCTTCTGGACGACTCTTTACACCCGGATCAAGTTCAAGATCTGCCCGCTCTTGCCGGTCGAGCCGCATCTGCCCGCGGCCGGGCGATTCCTGGACCTGGGCTGCGGGAACGGCCTGTTCGCGGCCATTCTTAAGCTGGGCTCGCCGGAGCGGCGGGTGGCCGGCTTCGACCTGGACGAGGGCAAGGTCGCCCTGGCCAGGAAAACGTTCGAGGGCTGGGACGGGATGGACTTCTGGACGGGCGACGTGGTCGCCTCGGACTATCCGGCGGCGGACGCGATCACGATCATCGACGTCCTCTATCTCATCCCGTTCGAAGCCCAGGAGGCGATCCTGCGCAAGTGCCATGCGGCGCTGCCGCCGGGCGGTGTGCTGGCCCTCAAGGAAATGGACGACCGGCCGCGCTGGAAAGCGCGCTGGAACGCATTCCAGGAGACGCTGGCCGTCAAGATCATCGGCTTCACCCTGGGCGGCAAGTTCTATTTCGCCGGGCAGGGCGAGTACACCCCCCTGCTCGAGCGGATCGGCTTCGAAGTCGAAGTGGTGCCGCTCCACAAGGGCTATTGGTACCCGCATATCCTCTACTTGGCCAGAAAGAAAGGATCTTCTCCCATCTCCGGGCCTGCGTCACAGTGA